ATTGACGAGCTAGAAGTCAAGGAAATGAGCATAGCTTCCGTACGAGAAGAAACTAAGGATATATATAGGGAAATCAACAGAATTACAGCTTTTAATTTAATGGATATTTATAAGAAGCTGTTTGAAAGCCTTGAACCTGAAATTAAAAGCTATACCTTGGAAACCTTGGAAGCTAGAAAGCTTAATTACGAAGATCAGCCGCCTCTTTTATATTTAAAGGGTATTTTTGGAGATCTTCCAAAAACTTCGGATATCAAGTATGTAATTATTGATGAGGCTCAGGATTATAGTCCTTTGCAATATGAAATTTTTTATCAGCTGTTTAATCATGCCAGCATTACAATGCTTGGAGATTTAAATCAGTCCATAAACCCTTTTATGAATGTAGGAGATTATAAAAATATTGAGCATATATTTCCACAAGACAATACTTGCATAATAAACCTTACCAAAAGCTACAGATCGACCTTGGAGATTACTGAGTTTGCAAGAAGAATTCTTAATAAAGAAATTACAGAGGAATATGTGGAAAGAAGAGGAGATAAACCAATTGTTCTTGGATTTTCAAGTGAAGAGTTTATCAAAGATAGAATTTTAAAGGATGTAGAGATGTACAAGGAAAAAGGCCATAATTCTATTGGGATTATAACAAGGACAATAAAGGAAGCAAATGAGGTAAATTGCTTTTTAAAAGATAAGGCTGAAGTTAAGGTTATAACCAAGGATGATGATGAATATATAAACGGTACTATTGTTATTCCGGCATATCTAGCCAAGGGCTTGGAGTTTGATGTAGTGCTCATCTATAATGCAGGAGACGAAAATTACAGCTGTGAGGAAGAAAGACTGCTGTTTTACACAGCTTGCACCAGAGCACTCCACAAGCTGTGCGTGTACTATAAAGGAAGACTTACACCTCTACTTAATGAGAGCAGCATAAAATAATTGCTGGATTTGATGAGGAAATAAAAGCAGCTAGCCATTTAAATGGTTAGCTGCTGCAAAAGTTCTGGGTAAAATTAGAGAATCTATATTCTAAGGTGTATAGCAGGGATTGAATGCATGTAATATTATAATGCAGCTTTCTCTGCTTCTTTTTTGTCTATAAGCAGGTTGTAAGTGAGACCCAATAGCACTAAAATACCGCCTGCAACCTTCCCAAAGGAAAGCTCCTTTAAAGTAAAGTAGTCAATAATAATACCAACAAATAATTGTCCTACAAAGATAAGAAGAGTTAGATAGAAAGAAGATATGCGTGGAGTTATATAGCTGGACAATACAATTACTATAACGCCTGCAGCACCCCCTAAAAAGGCCCAGAGTGGAATTGACTTCAAATCTAAAGCAGATATGCTTGAGAACTCACCGCCAAAGAGTAAAAATATAAAGGAAAAAAACAGTCCAACAATATAGTTGACCAAAGTTCCTTGAAAGTTTCCGATTTCTTTTGCCAAAATATAATTGATAATTCTTGTAACTACAATAGAAACACCAGCAAGAATAGAAATCAATATAAAAAACATAAGGCAGCCCTCCTAAAAAACAGTCATTACGATTATACCTAAAGTTATAAATACCAAGCCAATATACTTTTTTCTTTCAAATTTGATAACCTTCATTCCAAATAACCCAAAATGGTCTACAAGCATGGAAGCAAAAGATTGACCAAGCAAGCCTAAAGCAAGAGTTAAAGACACGCCAAGTGCTTTGAAGCTTAAATTATTAAAAAGAACAGTAAAGATACCTATAGCACCAGCACTATATAAATAGATTGGCAGTTTAGCTTTAAATTTAATTTTTGATTTTGTAAATAATATTACAAGAATAATAGATACAAGTCCTATAATGTGAATGATAACTATTGAGACATAGTTGCCCACTGCACCTGATAAGGCTCCATTGAACAAAATCATAACGGCTATTATGGCACCTATAAATGATGAAACTAAGTTATTCATAGTATTTCCCCCCTTAACCTTAAATTTAATTTATCATGAAATAGTTGCAAAGAAGTATGACATATGTCATATTTGAAGAAGAAAAATTGATTTAATTTTAAAGAGGGTTAAATTAGCTTATGATAAAAATTTACGATAATAATTTGAAGAATAAATATATTATAGAAAATAATATTGACAATATTTTTAGCGAAAATTTGATGCCTTATATGGAATTGCTGCTTTTTAAAAAGAATGAATATATTTGCAGAGATGGGGAGCCTCTTGATTATTTCTTGTTTTTTGTAGAAGGAAAGGCAAAGGTTAATACTCCGCTTAGCAATGGTAAATCTCTACTGCTTTGTTTTTATGAGGATTTTAGAGTACTGGGAGATCTTGAAATTATAAATGGTAAAAGCGCTTCCAGCAATGTACAGGTTATAGAAGATGCTTACTGCATAGGCATACCCCTAGAGTATGTAAAAGCAAACCTCTTAAGTGATTCAAAGTTTCTTAGATACATATGTACTTCCCTTGGTGAAAAACTAGAAAGTATATCAAAAAATAGTTCTATAAATCTTCTTTATCCCCTTGAAAATAGATTAGCCAGCTACATATTAGCTGCTGGCGAAAGAATAGAAAGCCGTGGCTTAAAAAGAATAGAATTTAATGAAAATCTCACTGAAGTGTCAGAATTGTTAGGAACCAGCTACAGACATTTACTAAGAACACTGAACACTCTGTGCACAAGGGGAGTCATAATAAAGAAAAGCAGTTTCTATGAAGTTATGAATGAGGAAAGTTTAGTTAAGATGGCTGCTGATTTGTATCGATAAAATTGTAAGCTGGAGTAAATACTGAGGTATTTTAAATGTATAGTGAAAGGAAGCGTTTTCATGTTTAAAATTATGATAGTAGAAGATGATCCTAAAATGCGAGAAATAATTTTAGAAAATATTGTGAAGTGGGGCTATGAGGGATATTATTTACAGGAACTTGATAGGGTATTTGATGACTTTGTAAAGTATGAGCCGCATCTTGTTCTTATGGATATAAATTTACCCTCCTACGACGGATTCTATTGGTGCGGTAAGATAAGAGAAATATCAAAAGTTCCTGTTATATTTATATCCTCAAGAAATAGTAATATGGACATAATCATGGCTATAAACATGGGCGGTGATGATTTTATACAAAAGCCTTTTTCACTGGACGTCCTTATGGCAAAGATAAATGGACTTTTAAGAAGGACTTATAATTATACAAATGCTTTTTCAAATGTAATTGAACATAACGGGGTTGTACTTAACATTAAGGATTGCTCTGTAATATTGAAGGATAGAAAAGTGGAGCTTACTAAAAATGAGTTTAGAATTCTTTATACTCTTATGAAGGATAAGGGAGAAATAGTAAGCAGAGATAAGATTATGAGAGCATTATGGGAGGATGAGAGTTTCATAGATGACAATACGTTAACAGTAAATATTAACAGACTTAGAAAAAAGCTTGAGGATTTTGGACTTATCGATTATATTCAAACAAAGAAGGGCCAAGGGTATGTAATATTATGAAATTTACAAAATTTTTAGCAGATAGAAAGCTTTCAATACTTTGTTTTTCCTTGCTTATGGTATTTATATCAGCTGTAATCTATTTAGATACAGCATTTAAGGTTAGCTTGGCAAATGTATTATATATAAATTTAGTTTCAACCGCCTTTTTTATGTTTTATTTGATTGCTAAGTTTCTATATTATAAAAGTTATTTTAAAGCTCTAAATGATATTGTAGAAAATGAAAGCAACGAAATAATATATCGCATTCCAAAGGCTAAAAGCTATGAACAAGTTCTTTTTCATGAAACGCTTGCAGCTTTATTTAATGAACAAAACTCTAAATTGCAAAGGCTTCATGAGCAGAAAAAGGAATATGAAGAGTTCATTGCATCATGGGTACATCAAGTAAAGACTCCTATAGCAGTAGGAAGATTGCTGATTGAAAATAATTCAAGTTCTCAAAATAAGGATATC
The genomic region above belongs to Clostridium swellfunianum and contains:
- a CDS encoding DMT family transporter, with translation MFFILISILAGVSIVVTRIINYILAKEIGNFQGTLVNYIVGLFFSFIFLLFGGEFSSISALDLKSIPLWAFLGGAAGVIVIVLSSYITPRISSFYLTLLIFVGQLFVGIIIDYFTLKELSFGKVAGGILVLLGLTYNLLIDKKEAEKAAL
- a CDS encoding DMT family transporter; translated protein: MNNLVSSFIGAIIAVMILFNGALSGAVGNYVSIVIIHIIGLVSIILVILFTKSKIKFKAKLPIYLYSAGAIGIFTVLFNNLSFKALGVSLTLALGLLGQSFASMLVDHFGLFGMKVIKFERKKYIGLVFITLGIIVMTVF
- a CDS encoding cyclic nucleotide-binding domain-containing protein codes for the protein MIKIYDNNLKNKYIIENNIDNIFSENLMPYMELLLFKKNEYICRDGEPLDYFLFFVEGKAKVNTPLSNGKSLLLCFYEDFRVLGDLEIINGKSASSNVQVIEDAYCIGIPLEYVKANLLSDSKFLRYICTSLGEKLESISKNSSINLLYPLENRLASYILAAGERIESRGLKRIEFNENLTEVSELLGTSYRHLLRTLNTLCTRGVIIKKSSFYEVMNEESLVKMAADLYR
- a CDS encoding response regulator transcription factor, giving the protein MFKIMIVEDDPKMREIILENIVKWGYEGYYLQELDRVFDDFVKYEPHLVLMDINLPSYDGFYWCGKIREISKVPVIFISSRNSNMDIIMAINMGGDDFIQKPFSLDVLMAKINGLLRRTYNYTNAFSNVIEHNGVVLNIKDCSVILKDRKVELTKNEFRILYTLMKDKGEIVSRDKIMRALWEDESFIDDNTLTVNINRLRKKLEDFGLIDYIQTKKGQGYVIL